Sequence from the Verrucomicrobiota bacterium genome:
CCACGAGGGAAGTCGCGCGGTCGAAGACGGCCGGCTGCTCGCCGACGACCGCCACTGCCCCACCGTCGATCGCTTGCCCGGCATAAGCGTGGCCATCCGCCTGTTCACCGCGAATCGCCACGAACAGGCTGCCGGGTACGGCTTTTCGGGAATCATAACATAAATGCGTGATGTCCCGGTCGACCGGTCCAGTCACGGACGTGGGTTGAAGACGTTCAATCAGGCGTTGCAACTGCATTGTCTCGTGAGCCTCAGTCGCGCGCGGCGGCGGTCAAGGATTCTTTCTTGGAGGTGGCGGCGTTTCCCGCCACATGGGGTTCGACTTCCGTGGGACGCAAGTCGAGGTAATTTGCCGCCCGCTCCGCCATACGGGCAAAAATCGGCCCGGCCACCAGGCCGCCGTACGCTTCACCGGGCTTGGTTTGCGGGTCGTCCAGCATCACCAGAAGGCTGAACTTGGGATCATCGGCCGGCATGAACCCGACGAATGACGTCACGTAGCGCCCCTGGTAGTAGCCCCCCTTCGGATCAACCTTCTGCGCCGTACCCGTCTTGCCCGCCACCGTAAAGCCTTTGACCGCGGCCTTCTGGGCAGTGCCTTGTTTGGTCACCACGTCTTTCAGGGCCGAAACAACTTTTTTCGTGGTTTCAGTCGAAACCACTTGCCGGATCACCTCGGGCGCAAACGTCACCACCGGGCGCCCGTCGGGATCGGTAATCCTGGCCACGATCAACGGTTTCATGAGTTTGCCGCCATTGGCGATGGTGGACATCGCGGTGACCAATTGCAGCGGGGTGACCGCCACCGACTGGCCCATGGGGACGCGGGTAATCTCCAGCTTGGTCCAGCGGTTGAGCGGAATCACCAGGCCGGGGATCTCGCCGGTCAGCGCGACGCCGGTCCTCTCGCCAAAACCAAAATTCCGGATGTACTGATAAAGCTTGTCGTCGCCAAGCTGCAACGCCAGCTTGGCCACCCCGATGTTGCTCGACTTGGCCAGAATCTGGTGGACGGTGAGCACGCCCATGGGATGGGCGTCCCGCAGGACGCGCCCGGCGTATTGAAAATGGCCGTTCTCGCAGAAAATCGAGGTGTTGGGCGTGACCAGCTTCTCCTCCAGCGCGGCCGAGGTGGCGACGATCTTGAACGTTGACCCCGGTTCCACCATGTCCACGATGGCGCCGTTTTTCTGCTGTTCGGGTTTGGACTCCCCGGCGGCGTTGGGGTCGAACGTGGGCCGGCTGCTCATCGCCAGGATCTCGCCGGTGACCGGGCGCATCATCACCGCGATGGCCCGCTGCGGATGATACTGGGCACAAGCGGCGTCGAGTTCCTGCTCGATGATGCTCTGCAGACCCAGGTCGATCGTGACGGTCACGTCGCAACCGTCTTTGGCCGGCTTTTCCAGCCCGCGGTAAGGCACCAGTTCACGCCCCGTCCGGTCAATCTCAATGTAGCGGAACCCGTCGGCCCCCTGCAGAAATTCCTGCATCGATCGCTCGACGCCCATCACGCCTTCGTGCTTGTGATCGATAAACCCCAGCACCTGGGCCAGCAGCGAGCCGTTCGGGTACATCCGTTTGAAACCGGGCTCGAAACGGATCCCCTTCAACCTGGCGGCACGCAGGTTAGCCCGGATCTCCTCGACTTTGGCCTCAGACACTTCCTGCTTCAGGACGACGTATTTCGCGCCGGAACCGAGCCTGGCGGCAAGTTCACGCGGATCCACCTCCAGCTGATTTGCGATTGCCTCAGCCACAGCCATCGGCTCCCGGATGAGCGACGAATCTCCGACCACCGTCTCGACCGGGAGGTTGTCGGCAAGGACCTCGTCGTGGATGTCTCGCACCATGCCGCGCTTTGCATAAATGGTTTGCCTGTGAACATGCTTTTCCGCAGCCCGCGCCGCGTACTCCTCATGCTTGACGATCTGGAGATCGATCAGCCGGAATGAGTACACGCTGAACAGCCCGACCAAACCGCAACATACGGTGACGGCACGCGTCTGCGCATCCCACCTCATCTCATTCTACTTCGTAAGGGTCGTCGAAAAACCGCGGTTGGAGACGGGCCTGAGCTCGTCGCCGGTACGGTCGTGGCGGGAGTTGCTGTTAAGACGAACCAGCTGATCGTTCGCGATCGAGACAAGCCCGAGCGACTCCTTCGCGAGCTTCTTTTCCAGGTAAGCCCGCGAGCTCAGCGAGGCAATCTGCGCATTGACGACTTCATTACTGGCATGGAGGCGAGCTAACTCCGCCTCAAGGTGACGTTGGATGTTCCCGTACTGTTGGGCCTGGTTCTTGAAGTACACGTACGAAAGGCCGGCCACCGCCAGTAAGGCGGTGCAAAGCATCATCTTCAGGATGGAGGCGACCTTTATTGAATAAGTGATGTTGCGGCGAGCACTACGGTTCATAACGGATTCGTTCTACTGCCCTGAGTTTGGCGCTGCGGGCGCGCGCGTTTTCTCGAACTTCTGCTTCACTCGGGACCACCGCCCGGGAATTAACCAATCGAAAGGCAAACAGCGGGTTAGGCCGCGGCGCCGGCCACTCCGGCCGGTCATCCCACTCGCGGGTCAGATCGCGGAAATAGTTCTTGACGAGACGATCCTCCAACGAATGAAAAGTGATCACTGCCATCCGGCCGCCTAACTTGAGCACCGTCCGCAGATTGGCAAGGCCGGCGCTCACCTGTTCCAACTCCCGGTTTACTACCAGCCGCAACGCCTGAAACACCTTTGTCGCCGGATGACGCGGGCCCCTTCGCGGTACCACCGAACTAACCAGATCCGCCAGCTCCGCCGTAGTCCGTAACGGCTTTTCCGCCCGGTGCCGCACGATCCGGGCCGCGATCCGCCGCGCCGCCGGTTCATCGCCTAATCGCCAGAACCATTCGGCCAGCTGGGTTTCACCGGCCGACTGCAGAAGCTCCGCCGCAGTCGGCCCGTCCCGCGGATCCATCCGCATGTCCAGCGGGCCGTCCTGCTGAAAACTGAAGCCGCGCTCGGGCGTGTCGAGCTGGTGTGAGGAAACTCCCAGGTCAAGCAGCACACCGTCAAACGGCCCCAGGCGCAGCTCCGCCAGCCGCTCGTGGACCGTGGCGAAATCACTTTGCAGAAAAGAGAAGCGGACGCCGTACTCGCCGAACAGCTTGCGCGCCTCCCCAAGGGCGGCCGGATCCCGGTCGCTCGCCACCACCGCCGCACCCGATTCCAGCAACGCCCGCGTGTGCCCGCCGCCGCCGAATGTGCCATCGAAAAAAACCTTGCCGGGCCCCGGCTGCAGCACCGCCAGGACTTCCTGCAGAAGCACCGGCCGGTGGTAACCGTGCCCCGGCCCTTTTTTCATAGCTGAAGAGGTTTTCTTTTTGCGCTGCATCCTCGTGCGCTCCGTGTCCTAAGACTTCGCCGCCGCCTAACTAAACTGAACCAAACTCAACTAAACTAAATGCCTAAACTGTCGCACACCTCGTCAAAACCGGGCCCCTCCTCCTCCTGCTCGGACGCCCGTTCCCATCCGGCCCAGCTCTCCAGGTTCCACACTTCGATGCGATGATTGTTGCCTACCAGCATTACCTCACCCCGAAGCTGCAATTGACTGCATTGCTCGGCCGGAATCACCATCCGGCCTGCCTTGTCCACCACCAGGGACTGCGCCCGGGAAAAAAATTGCCTGATGAACTTCTGGCGTGCCTTCGGTTTGAGGCTGCCGTCGTCCTCTACCTTGTCGACCACTCTCCGCATGGCCCCAGGCGGCAGCACCATCAAAAAACCATCCTTCAGATTTGGTATCGAAAAGAACTTATCGAGCTCCTTCTGCCGCCACGGGGCCGGGATGGTGACGCGGTTTTTCACGTCCATCGTGTGCCGGAATTTTCCGACAAACATCGGCTCGGTGATCGGCAGGGGGTCCATATGCAGCGTTTCACCCGACTAACCCAGCGGTGCTCCACAACGCCCCACTTCTAGCCACTTTCCGCCACGCGGGTCAACGAATTTCCCGCCGCCAAAATAAGTTTCAGGCAACCTGCCCCTAGGTTTTATTAAGATAACAACCTGATGGACAAATTGTGCCTAAAATCAGCCGTTCTGACGGATTTTTTGCAGTTGAAACGTAAAAATGACCTAAATCGGCCTTTTTTTACGGCTTTCACGTCATCCCGCGCAAATGCGGAAAATTTTTGGCGCGACATCGGCCAAAGGGGTCAGGGCAAACCCTGAGTCGGCCTCTGCGAACCAGAAGTAGACCCAAGGCCGACGTCGCGCAAGTGAAAGAATTTGCGGACCGCTCGTTTCCTTCGAGATACCCCCAAAACTTTTTTCCATAACCTGAAGCGCATATGTTTTTTAAGCACGTCGCCGTTTCGCCCGTTCGTTCGTTGAAATCCGCCACCGCGTTTCTGGGCATTTTCAAATCACACTTTTTGGCCTGGTAATAATATGGGTCGCACGCCTATTCCCGGCGCTTTCCCTGCAAATGCCGGCCGCTTTTCCCCTCCGATCGCCCGCGCCCGGACGCGCGGTTCCCAACCCGCCGAAATCAATGCGGCCCGCGCCGCTGAAGCCGGTGCGTGCGCTTTCGCCCGGGCCGCCCTTGCGGGGCGTTGCACCGGGCCGGAACGGATCCCTCCCGCCGCCGGCGTTTGATTTCGCCCGCCGCCGGCACGGCCCGGCTTCGGGAGGCAAAATAAAACGGTCCTCCCGCGCTTTGCTTGGAAGTTTGGGAAACCAACGGGTGCCGGCGGTTCCCGGAAGGATGGTCAATTATTCTCCCGGGCGTATCGGGCCCATATCCGCGCTTTCGTTCAAGGCCGGAGTGCAACCACGCAAAGTGCGGGAGAACAAAAAAAACGGGGCCTGAAGGACGTTTGAGACGTCTGCCCGGGCCGTTTCCGGCGGCTTCCCGCCGGGCAGCCGCGGGGAGCGTTTACGCGGCGATAAAAATAGACGATATTTGATCGACGGATTTCCGCTCGTGTTTAAACAATCCTGTGGTATATTACGCGCCTCTATGGCTATTCAGAAGAAAAATGCATTTTCTCGCCGCCTCCCTGACCTAGTCACCGAAGAACTCGTGGCCGTGCTGTCTCAAAAGAAGGCTTTTGAATTCAAGCAGCTGTTCGAGATCGTGCACGAGAATCTGCGGCAGCGCAACGCTGCAAGTGGGGGTGAGGAGATGTTACGTTTGCGGGCTTACGAAAAACTCCAGAATCTGGTAGCCAGGGGCGCCGTGAAAAAGAACGGCAAATCCTACAAAGGCGATTCGGCGGCGTTGGCGGCCATGGCGGCAGCGAATGCGGCCCAAGCGGCGGCTGCCCCGGCAGCGTCCCGTTCTTAAGCCTTTATGGTTCAGGACTACCTCCCGGTCCTTTTACAGGTGCTGGTTGCGATCGGATTCGCGGGCGCCGCTCTGTTGATCAGCGTCCTCGTCGGCAGGACGGGCAGGCGCAATCCGGTCAAAGATTCCGCCTACGAGTGCGGGATGTTGGCAAAAGGCGACCCGCAGCCCCGGTTCAGCGTGAAGTTTTATCTCGTGGCGATGCTGTTCATCCTCTTCGACATCGAGATTGTGTTCATGTACCCGTGGGCGGTGGTGTACCGCGATTATATCGCCCGGTACAGCAGCCTTCCGATCCTCGCGAGCATGCTCGGCTTCATCATCATCCTGATGGTCGGCTTCGTGTACGCGGTCAGGAAAGGCGCCCTGGACTGGAAACGTTGACCGGCCGGTCAGACCCTGAACTTTAAAATCGATTACCTGAAACATCCGATCGCGGGCGGCCTTGCCGGGCCGTCCGCCGTCCGCCGTTTGCGTTCGGTTTTCGCGGCGGGATCATGATCGCGAAAAAAGCCTATTATGAAGGCCGCGTGCAAGGCGTCGGCTTCCGCTTTTCGGTGAAGGAGCTGGCGGCCGGTTTTGATGTGACCGGATACGCTCGGAACCTTCCCGACGGCCGGGTGGAACTGGAGGTCCAAGGCGCGGACCAGGAAACGGACGCCTTCCTGCAGGCCATCCTGGAAAGCCACTTGCGCCCGCACATCACCCGCTGGACCGTTCAACCGGCCGAAGTCTCCCCGGGCCGCAAAGGGTTTTCGATCCGTTAACCAACCCGCCTACGGCGTCCTTCAACTGCAAGCTCGACGGGCGTGCCCGATCGCAGCATATTGTTTGAACGATGCGGTTTGCGATTTTTGGCGATATCCACGCCAACTTGGAGGCGTTCCAGGTCGTTTTGACCGACGCGCAAGAGCAAGGTTGCCGCGGTTTCATTTGTCTCGGAGATATCGTTGGGTATAACGCCAATCCGCGCGAGTGCCTCGACCTCGTGCGCCAACTGGGCTGCGCTGCCGTGGTTAAGGGAAATCATGATGACTACGTCGCCACCAGCACGCTGCTGACCCATTTCAATTCATTGGCCCAGGTCGCGATCCAGTGGAGCCGGGAACAACTCACGGCCGAAGCGAAACACTGGCTCTGGACTCGTCCGCTCGTCGCGTTTTACGATTCCATGACCGTCGTCCACGCCACGTTGGATGACCCGTCCAGCTGGGGTTACGTGCTGAATCAGTTGGATGCGGCGGCAAGTTTCACCTGGCAGAAAACGCCGATTTGCTTCTTCGGTCACACCCACGTGCCCAGGCTGTACGTTCACGGCGCCACCGTTGCCGGTTATCCTCTCAAGGAATTGCGCATCGAACCGAACAAGCAATACTTTATCAACGTCGGCAGCGTGGGCCAGCCGCGCGACGGGGATCCCCGGGCCGCTTACGCCGTCTTCGATCATGACGCCGGTACGGTCCAGCTCCGGCGGCTGCCGTACGATATCGAGCGGACGCAGGCAAAGATCATCGCGGCCGGGTTGCCGCTGAAATTGGCGGAACGCTTGAGCGTGGGGAAATGAAGCCCCCCGGAAAAGTTTGCAGGTTTCTGCACGGGCGCCCGTTGCATGCCGCCGGTCCGGCGGTTTAATTGAGGAAAATATGCCATCGTTCGACGTCGTATCCGAAGTTGACAAACAAGAGATCGACAACGCGCTGAACCAGGCACGCAAGGAACTTGCCACCCGGTTCGATTTTAAAGACACCAAGGCGTCGATCGAACTCACTTCTCCCACGGTGATCGAACTTCAAGCCGAGGACGCCAACCGGCTCAAATCGCTGGGCGAAATCGTAATCGGCAAGCTGGCCAAGCGGAACATCGACCTCCGGAACATCGACCGCAAAGACCCGGCCATTTCACCCCTGGGGCACGCCCGCCAGGAACTGCACGTCAAACAAGGGTTGGATGGGGACAAGGCCAAGGAAATCAACAAGGCCATCAAGGCCCTGGACCTCAAGGTTCAGAGCCAGTTGATGGACCGCCAGGTCCGGGTTACCGGCAAAAAACGGGACGAACTGCAGGCGGTCATTCAATTCCTGCGCAGTAAGGATTTCGGGGTCGGCCTGAGTTATAAGAATTTCCGGGACTAGGATGCGCCGTATAACCGGGTCCACCCTTTCGGCGGCACACGGGGGCCGCAGCGGGTTTGGCGGGCACAACGAAAGAGTTCACACGGTCACACGGCGGGCACGGCGTAAAAGACTCACACGGCGCCACGGCGGAACACGGCGGGAAGAGGAAAGCCGGCAGTGAGGGCGGCCGGTCAGGCACGCCGAGAATCTACGCCGTCTTTGCCCCGGAGCGGCGAGCGTACTCGGCATTAAAGTTCCAGGCTACGGCCGCTCCGGGGCAAAGACGGCGTAATCCTTTCCGGGGGACGAACGTCGGCTGCTGGGTAATTTTGCCTTCCCGCCGTGGCTCGCCGTGTTCGCCGTGTGAACTCAGTCGCCGTGCCCGCTAAACCCGCTGTGCCCGCTGTGTGACCGAAGCCCCTTACCCTCCTTGCACGGGCGGCATGAGCGAAACAAGGTCATTGGCCCGGAGCACGGCGTTGCGGTCCGCGTAAGCCTCACCGACGGCGACCAGGAGGTGGCGATCCCAGTTGCGCAGCGGCGGCACGGCAGTGAACACCGCTTCAAGCAGTTCCGCCACGGTTGCACCCTCCGGCAGCTCCACGCGATCGGGGCCGCGAAGACCTTTCAGGTGTGAAAAGTATTGGAGGCGAACCGTCATCACGGGGTGCGCAAGACGCCGATTAACGGCAGGTTACGGTAACCCTCTTCATAATCCAGCCCGTAGCCGACGACGAATTCGTCTTCGATGTCGAACCCGACGTAGTCCACGCTGACGGCGCGCTCGCGTTGTCTTCGTTTTCTCAGCAACACGCAGCTGCGAATGCTCAGCGGCGCCTGTTTTTCCTGCAGGGCCGTGATGATCGCGGCCAGCGTGTGCCCGCTGTCCAGAATGTCGTCCAGCAAAAGCACGTGGCGCTGCTGCAAATCCGGCAAGGTCGAAAGATCGAAATCCACCCTTCCTGAGGTTACGGTGCGGCCGTAATAGCTCCGCACGCGCAGGCAATCCAGCTGTAGCGGCAACGGAATCCGGCGAAGCAAATCCGCCATGAAAATGAGGCTGCCGTTGAGGATGGCGATCACAGTAAGATCCAGGCCTTGGTAGTCGTGCGTGATTTCCTCGGCCAGGACATCGAGCCGCGCAAAAATTTCTGCTTCCTGGAAAAGAACCTTTTCGAGATCGCGGTGCATAGCCCTCCAAATAATGCCACACATGCCACAAGCGGAAAAATGCCACAAATGGAGAGGTCACGATTCGATCCCGCGGCCACTGATGGCACACTTGCGTAAATCATGGGTGAATGTAACCGCTGGCGACCTCTGCATTTGTGGCATTCTCTGCCGTGGCATTTGCCTTCTCCTGCCCGGAGCCTTGAGTGCAGCTCAGTCATTTGTGGCATTTTTCCGCTTGTGGCATTCTCTGCCGTAGCATTTGTGGCATTCTCCGCCATGGCGTACACGAGACTCTCCGAACACGATTTCGACCAGAAACTGCGCGAGATGGGCAACTACCTTTGGGACCTCGACCAAGCAGCGGATCTGGCCAGTGCGCATGATCAGCGCGGGGAGGTTGAGCGGATCGAGGCAAAAATCCAGGCCGTTGGTCAAAGGGCCGCCGGCTTTGCGGCCATACCGGGATCGCACGCGCTGCTGGCGGCGTACGTTGCCGGCCTGGCGGCCCGGATGATTCGGGAATGGCAGTCCGCCGCCGGGTGGTTCCAGCGGGTCGTGGCCCGGCACCCCGAAAACGGAGACGCCTGGCTGGAACTGACCTGGTGTCTGGCCGAACTGCAGGACTGGCCGAAATGCATCGAGGCCGCGCGTCAGGCGACCCGCCTTTACCCGGGAGCGAGTGCCGGCTGGGGTAACCTCGCGATGGCCCTGCGCTCGGCCGGGGATTTCGACGGCGCCAGACGCGCTGTCGGGCGGGCGTTGGAACTCGATCCGAAGGACCCAAGAAATCTGCAGCTCAGAGACGAACTGGAAGCGGGATGAGGACCGGCAAAGTTCTGATGCCGGGTTTCGGGCCGAGCCGTTTGCAGCCACCGGACATAACGCCTTACAGCCAACCACTCATAAATTAGCGAATTTGCACTCCGACCCGTTCAAACCTTCTGACTTCGATCGCGGCATTCATGAACCGGCCGTGCTCACGCGCGTGCAAGCCATCCTGTTTGACACCTTCGGCACCCTCGTCGACTGGCGCTCCAGTTTGATCAGGGAACTGAGCGCCTTCGGCCGGCGTCGAGGCGCGATAGCTGACTGGCCGCGGTTGGTCGATAAGTGGCGAGCCGCGTATTACCCATCCATGGACCGGGTCCGGAAGGGCGAACAACCCTGGACCATCCTGGATGCGTTGCACCGCCAGAGTTTGCAAGGGTTGGTGGCGGAGCTTGGGATTGACGGCCTCGGCCCGGACGATCTCGACGAACTGACCGGCGCGTGGCACCGGTTAAGGCCGTGGCCCGACGTGCCGGGAGGCATGCAGCGCCTCGCCGCACATTATTTTTTAGGGCCGTTGTCCAACGCCAACGTCTCGTTGCTGATGCGGCTGCGCAAGTTTACCGGTCTGCCCTGGGACGTCATCCTGGGCGCCGACTTATGGCAGCATTACAAGCCTGATCCCGAAACCTACCGGGGAGCCTGCCGTTTGCTGGGATTACGGCCCTCGGAAGTCATGCTGGTCGCCGCCCATAATGATGACCTGCGCGCGGCGCGCGCCGAAGGGCTCCGCACCGGTTTTATCCCGCGGCGTGCCGAGTACGGGCCGCATCAGACCAAGGATTTTGCACCGGAGGAAGCCTGGACGGTCGTGGCCGCTGACCTCGAGGACCTCGCATCACTGCTTTGCCCTGAAAGCGCGGCAGGAGAGTAGAACCCGCTGCCGTTTGGTCAGTTCTTGAGGGAAATGGACGCCTTCGGCCCGGGGGGCACGGGCGAGGTTGCGCCCATTTTGAGCTAGCTAGCCGTTGCCCCGGAGCGGCAGCCGGAGAGCAGCCACCGTGGGTCCAGGCCTCAAGGTTACACCGGAGCCGAAGGGCATTCCGGCGGGCGGCGCAGGAGGTGCCATAAATATTAGAAATCGTTATTGTTTTTAATGATTTTGACTATAGAATCGGCCACATAGGATATTACGCATCTGTCCGGCCTTCGGGATCCGTTGGGCGATGTCTCGGCTCGTCCGGCGTCCCCGCGGGTGGTTCGAACGTCGCGCACATTTTAGGACGCTGCTATGGATTGTTTTAACCGGTTTTCTCACGCTTCGGGCTCATTCCGCATGGATTTGGCTGCACCTGCGATTCTGGCCTGCGGACGTTAAACAAACACCGTGCCGCTGCCGTCGTCACCTTCTCCTGCCATGCCATCTCCCTCACCCTTGCCCACCTCGTCTTCCGCCGGAACGTGTTTGATTTTCACCGGGGCCACCCCATTTTCCGCGCTCTTTTTCGTCGCTGGCGATACGATCCGTACGCCGGAGATCCGGAGCGTTTGGTGCCCAGGCCCCGCGCCATCGGAAATTGCTGAAGCTCAAACCGGCCCGGCCGGGCAGCAACAAAGCGGGTCCGCTGGTCGTCCGTGACCGGTACACGCCCTGAAATAAGGTATGACGGAAAAGATCCGCGTGTTGTATTTGGAGGGTCGCGCCCTGGATGCCGCGCTGGTACGCGAGCAACTGGCAGCGGATGGTTTGCCCTGCAGCGTCCTGCATGCCCGCCGCAAAGAGCATTTCGAAGCGGCGTTAACCCAGGGTGCGTTTGAGCTGATTCTTATCGATGACCGCCTGCCCGATTCCGGTTACCTCTCGGCCCTGGAATTCGCATCAGCAAGGCAGCCGGGCGTACCTTTAATCATTATTTCCGCAGAGGCAGGGGATGAAAAGGCCGTCGAGTGCCTCAGACGCGGTGCCGCCGGCTACGTGCGAAAGGGATGCCTCACCCGATTGGCCACAGTTGTGCGGCGCGCGCTTGCCGAAGCGGAACGCCACCGGCGTGAGGGGTGGTTTCGTTCGTTGATCGAAAACGCCTTCGACGTGATCACGGTGATCAATGCCGAAGGCCTCATTCAGTTTCAAAGCCCTTCAATGCACCGGGTGCTGGGTTACCCGTCCGCGAACGTCTTGGGCCATAACGTCCTCGAGTTGGTGCACCCGGCGGACCTGCCGCCCGCGCGGGCGGCATTTCAGACGGTCCTTTGCGGGCCGTCACGGACGGTGACCGTGGAGTGCCGTTGGCGGCATCGCGACGGCCATTGGCGGGTGCTGCAATGCAGCAGCCGGGCGCTGCCGGTCAAGGGAGGCGAAAGCCTGGTGGTGATCAACGCTCGCGACATCACCGAGGCGAAGCAACTGGAAGCTCAATTGCGGCAGGCACGGACGAAGGAGACCATGAGGCAGGTCGCCGACGGGATTGCCCATGACTTTAATAACCTGCTCTCAGCCATCCTGGGTCACTGCGAAGTGCTCGCCATGAAATTGACCGCCGACGGGTCATTACGGGAATCCGTTACTGAAATCGGGGCGGCGGCCGGGCGGGCCGTCACCTTGACCCAGCAACTCCTGGCGTTCGGCCGCCGGCAGGCCCTCGAGCCGCAGGTGCTCGACATAAATGCCGGGCTGGCCGGGGCTGAAGACATGCTGCACCGGCTCACCGGTGAAAACGTGCGGATCACTACCCACCTGCAATCTGACTTAAAACCCGTGCTGGCCGACCCGGGTCAGCTCGATCAGGTCTTGCTGAATCTGGCCATCAACGCCCGCGACGCCATGCCGCACGGCGGTACCTTGTGTTTTGAGACCCGTAATGTCGATCTCCACCCGGCCTGCACCCGGGCCCGTCTCGGCGTTCAGCCGGGTCACCACGTCCTGTTGGCGGTCACTGACACCGGCACCGGCATGAGCCCGGAGGTGCAATCCCGGAACTTTGAGCCTTTCTTTGCGACCAAGCGCGATGGGCAAGGCACGGGGCTGGAATTGGCGACGGTGCAGGGCATCGTCGAACAGATCGGGGGCTACATGGAAGTGTACAGTTTACCGGGCCTGGGCACGACCTATAAACTTTACCTGCCGGCATTCACACCGCCGCCGGGGACCAAGGTAACGGCAGGTCCGCCGGATCAGTCGCCGAAAGAGCGCCGCGACCGGGTACTGCTGGTGGATGATGAGCCGTCCGTGCGCGCCGTAACGATGCGCCTGTTGGAAAGCCTCGGGTACGAGGTCCTGGAGGCGGCCGGCACCGCGGAGGCGTTGAACCTGGTGGAAGGTGGCCGGGAAGATATTGATCTGTTGATGACCGACGTCCTTATGCAGGGCCGGAACGGCCGGGAGTTGGCCGATACGCTCCGCCGCCGTGACCCGAACCTTAAAGTGTTGTTCCAGAGTGGCTATATGGGCGATGTTCTGGCGCGTCACGGCATCGTGGAGTCCGAAATGGCGTTTTTGCAAAAGCCCTTCACACGGGAAGTCCTGGCCAGAAAGGTTCACGAAGCGCTCGGCCGGCCGTGCGCGGAGCTATCCGGCAGGGAAGCTCAACCCGTCATCGGTCCGAACGTCCGGAAACGCAATTTGGGACCTCGCCCGGATCCCATCCCGGACCACGTAACGTAATGTCATCTCGGTGGTCATCGCCGCCGGCCTGATGCGCGGTACCGGCCGTTTCAACCTCGCCAAGGCTTGGTGGCGCGTTCGGCCGGTGTGGGGGCGGCCCTGAGCAACCTGACGCCCGGTTCCTGGTGCAAGCCTTTGGGTACCCGGCGGGTTTTCTAACCTTAAGCGCCATTGCGATCTGTGGGCGCTCGCACATTCTCTCCTGGAAGATTATTACTTAAGGTGAGGAAACAGTTTCGTTCGAAAGCCAAGCCGTGTTTTTCTTTTTCCCGATCCCTGAATTCTGGAAGACACTGCTCATCACGGCCATCGCGATCCTCACGCTGGCGGGCATCATGACCCGGCCATTCCGATGGAACGAGGCCGCCATCGCCCTGGCCGGTGCGGCCCTCCTGCTTGGGCTGGGCCTGGTCAGCCCCCTCGATGCCGTCCGCACCCTGGCGGAGGATTGGAACACGTTTTTCTTTTTTCTCGGCATGATGGGCCTGTCCACCCTGGCCGAGGCCGCCGGTTTGTTTGACTGGCTGGCCGTCCAGGCCGCACGCTTCGCCGGCCGGAGCGCCGCACGGCTCTTCGTGAACGTCTTTGTGCTTGGCAGCCTCATCTCAATGCTCCTGTCCAACGATGCCACCGCGCTGATCCTCACCCCGGTTGTCTATGTGATCGTGACCAAGCTGCGGCTGCCGGTATTGCCCTTCATGTTTGCCTGCACCTTTATCGCCGACACCGCCTCCTTTCTGTTGCCCATCAGCAACCCTACGAACATCATCGTGCTCTCGCATTTTCCGCTGGATCTGTTGACC
This genomic interval carries:
- a CDS encoding penicillin-binding protein 2 translates to MRWDAQTRAVTVCCGLVGLFSVYSFRLIDLQIVKHEEYAARAAEKHVHRQTIYAKRGMVRDIHDEVLADNLPVETVVGDSSLIREPMAVAEAIANQLEVDPRELAARLGSGAKYVVLKQEVSEAKVEEIRANLRAARLKGIRFEPGFKRMYPNGSLLAQVLGFIDHKHEGVMGVERSMQEFLQGADGFRYIEIDRTGRELVPYRGLEKPAKDGCDVTVTIDLGLQSIIEQELDAACAQYHPQRAIAVMMRPVTGEILAMSSRPTFDPNAAGESKPEQQKNGAIVDMVEPGSTFKIVATSAALEEKLVTPNTSIFCENGHFQYAGRVLRDAHPMGVLTVHQILAKSSNIGVAKLALQLGDDKLYQYIRNFGFGERTGVALTGEIPGLVIPLNRWTKLEITRVPMGQSVAVTPLQLVTAMSTIANGGKLMKPLIVARITDPDGRPVVTFAPEVIRQVVSTETTKKVVSALKDVVTKQGTAQKAAVKGFTVAGKTGTAQKVDPKGGYYQGRYVTSFVGFMPADDPKFSLLVMLDDPQTKPGEAYGGLVAGPIFARMAERAANYLDLRPTEVEPHVAGNAATSKKESLTAAARD
- a CDS encoding YajQ family cyclic di-GMP-binding protein gives rise to the protein MPSFDVVSEVDKQEIDNALNQARKELATRFDFKDTKASIELTSPTVIELQAEDANRLKSLGEIVIGKLAKRNIDLRNIDRKDPAISPLGHARQELHVKQGLDGDKAKEINKAIKALDLKVQSQLMDRQVRVTGKKRDELQAVIQFLRSKDFGVGLSYKNFRD
- the ndhC gene encoding NADH-quinone oxidoreductase subunit A — its product is MVQDYLPVLLQVLVAIGFAGAALLISVLVGRTGRRNPVKDSAYECGMLAKGDPQPRFSVKFYLVAMLFILFDIEIVFMYPWAVVYRDYIARYSSLPILASMLGFIIILMVGFVYAVRKGALDWKR
- the rsmH gene encoding 16S rRNA (cytosine(1402)-N(4))-methyltransferase RsmH, whose protein sequence is MKKGPGHGYHRPVLLQEVLAVLQPGPGKVFFDGTFGGGGHTRALLESGAAVVASDRDPAALGEARKLFGEYGVRFSFLQSDFATVHERLAELRLGPFDGVLLDLGVSSHQLDTPERGFSFQQDGPLDMRMDPRDGPTAAELLQSAGETQLAEWFWRLGDEPAARRIAARIVRHRAEKPLRTTAELADLVSSVVPRRGPRHPATKVFQALRLVVNRELEQVSAGLANLRTVLKLGGRMAVITFHSLEDRLVKNYFRDLTREWDDRPEWPAPRPNPLFAFRLVNSRAVVPSEAEVRENARARSAKLRAVERIRYEP
- a CDS encoding MoaD/ThiS family protein; the encoded protein is MTVRLQYFSHLKGLRGPDRVELPEGATVAELLEAVFTAVPPLRNWDRHLLVAVGEAYADRNAVLRANDLVSLMPPVQGG
- a CDS encoding acylphosphatase, whose product is MIAKKAYYEGRVQGVGFRFSVKELAAGFDVTGYARNLPDGRVELEVQGADQETDAFLQAILESHLRPHITRWTVQPAEVSPGRKGFSIR
- the hpt gene encoding hypoxanthine phosphoribosyltransferase, which translates into the protein MHRDLEKVLFQEAEIFARLDVLAEEITHDYQGLDLTVIAILNGSLIFMADLLRRIPLPLQLDCLRVRSYYGRTVTSGRVDFDLSTLPDLQQRHVLLLDDILDSGHTLAAIITALQEKQAPLSIRSCVLLRKRRQRERAVSVDYVGFDIEDEFVVGYGLDYEEGYRNLPLIGVLRTP
- a CDS encoding metallophosphoesterase family protein; this encodes MRFAIFGDIHANLEAFQVVLTDAQEQGCRGFICLGDIVGYNANPRECLDLVRQLGCAAVVKGNHDDYVATSTLLTHFNSLAQVAIQWSREQLTAEAKHWLWTRPLVAFYDSMTVVHATLDDPSSWGYVLNQLDAAASFTWQKTPICFFGHTHVPRLYVHGATVAGYPLKELRIEPNKQYFINVGSVGQPRDGDPRAAYAVFDHDAGTVQLRRLPYDIERTQAKIIAAGLPLKLAERLSVGK